The genomic window GCAGTCGTTGGTGACCTGGACATCGTGGATGAAATTTGCTTTGGTGAATTTGTGCTTGGACCTCCAGCCCTCCACCAGAGGGGTGAAATGAATCTAGTCGCCGACTTACTGGAATTATAAACAAAAACAAAATGATACACTAACACCAACGTAGTGCCAGGCTGGTAAATCGCACAGATGAGGACTCACTCAGGCCGCCGTGACTCTGCTGGCTCAGGCCATTTCCCTACCGCGCATGGCCGCAGTTGCCTGACTAGTCGCCTCCCAAGGCGCAGCTTCCTGTGAGCATCGTCAGACTGGACACCGAGTAAATCAATGTGCACCGAGAATCCATCCGCACTCCATGCGATTGCCGAACAGTATTTCAGCCAGCACCTAACTCGCAAGCTGCATCTTGGTTGCGGAAATAACATACTCCCGGATTGGCTCAACAGCGATGTGGTTCCGTGCAGCGACAATGTATTGCAGCTGAATGTCACCCAATGCTTTCCGTTTGCCGACGAATCGTTCGACTACATTTTCAGCGAGCATCTTATTGAACATATCACCTACGAGCAAGGATTGCACAAGCTCACACAATGTCACAGGCTTTTGAAGCCTGGAGGTAAGCTCCGCGTCTCGACGCCGAATCTGGAGTTCCTGATAAATTTGTTCAGACGCGACAGGACCAAGCGGGAGAATGATTACATCCGGTGGTCGATGCAAACCTTCTTCCCGAGGGTAGACATATCCGATCCAACCTTCGTATTGAACAACTTCGTAAGAAATTGGGGACACATCTTTGTCTACACGCCGCGAATTTTGGTTCATTCCCTGCAAACAGCTGGCTTTGCGAAAGTTTGCTCATGGCCATTGAACCAAAGCGGCGACACACACCTGCAAAACCTGGAAAATGAACAAAGACTGCCTCGCGGGTTTCTTGAACTTGAAACATTCACCTTGGAAGCAAGCAAGTAAGTTGCGCCCCAGACTGGATGCCGCCCAGAATCGACTCTCGAACATAGATTGGCTCCGGTTCATAGGGCCAGCGGGCGGCGAAAATAAGGTGGACGTGGTTATGCCGCTATCTGTCCGAAGGATCGGGGCCACTTCTGTCCCTCCTTCAATTTTAAAAAAAGTGCCTAAATAGTCTCCATGGACTGCCGAGGATGTAATTGTTTTTTGCAGTGTAGCAGTACTGCTTGCCACAGGATTTGATCCAGGGAAGCTTTGTGAAGCCTTGGTAGCCGTAGTCGAATCGGTTGCCTCGAGGCAGAAAGGCGATCGGATGGTCGAACAGGTCGGCACAGGGGAGGGTCAAGCCAGTCGGGTCGATCACACAGTGGCGCGAGCTGGCCTGACAAGGGATGCGGCGCGGATAGTCTGGAAAGTTGCCGAGCGCGCGAAAAAACGCAGGATCATCCTTAAGGACGAGGGCTTTGGGGCCGGTTTTCTCCCGTTCAAGCCAGCCGAGGAATTCCTGGAATTGCTCGGCGGTTGGCGTGTACTGCCTTCCGTTGTTCAGAAGCCGGTCATCGGCGTGGTGGGCAAAGGCCAGCGTGAAACTAACTTGAACGCCACAGTCGAAGGCCAGACGCAACACCTCGTCAAGTTGATTCGGTTCGATGGACCTGCTGTTGAGGATGGTATGGATCGTCACCCGTGGGCGCGTGGGTTCCATGCGTGCGAGGGTTTCCAACCCTTCCACCGCCTTGTCGAAGGTTCCGATGCCCCGCAACGCTTCATGTGACTGCCTGCCTCCGTCGATGCCTATCGCTATTGCACCTGCCAGTTTTCCGATCTTGACCCGTTGCGGCAGAAGAACGCCGTTGGTGTTCAAGACGGTCTTCATGCCTATGTTATTTGCCGAAGTGAGTAGCTGTTCCAGGTCTTCCCGAACGAGCGGTTCGCCTCCTGAATAGCCCCAAACCGTGGTTCCGTGTTTCCTGAAGTCCCGCTGCATATTGATGCAATCCGCAGTGGACATCTCATTTGCGGCGGGTAGTCTTTTCATGCAGCACATGTCACAGTCTAGATTGCACCGATATGTCACATGATGCGTGACCATGAATGGTGTCTTTAGCCCAAGAGCCATTGCAATCGGCGACATGATGCGCTTCACGGCTTGCACACCTTGCACGGGCGGTAGCCCGACTTCTCGGCCTCCTCGCGACTCTTGAACATAACAGTGCAGGCCTTGCAGTCGAAGAACCGGCAGGATTGGTGATGGAAGATGTGCGACTGGACGTTGCCGTGGTATACGCCCTGCTGCTGGGCGGGGGCGTTGTCGGGCACGATGAGCGCCCCGGCCAGGATGACCAGGGACAAGAGGGCGTGAAGGGCAGCTGGGCGGATCATGGGCATCGTCGGCTCCGGTGTCGGTCAACGTCTTGCGCTTATATGTCCGAGGTGGCGTGGGTAGCAAGGTGGAGAATCCCGAAGAATTCGGACCCTCACGGAGTCATCTCTCTTCGAGGCAGTTTTTCCCGAAGGCGGCCTCCAGAAGCATCTCAACATCGGCCTGTTCCTTCAGACTCTTGATCGCTTCGGGAGAAACCATGCAAACAAGCTTGGCGAATTCCTCTTTGCTCATATTGGCCTTCTTCCATGGCTTGGCCGAGTCGTATTGACGACGGCTGATACCGAGGATGGCCCAGGGCTTCTCAAGGAGAGTCTTTTCGGTGTCAGCTTTCATGTTGAATCGCCCTATGTGCCAAGCCCCGATGTGTCTTTTGGGCATGGCGGCCACCCTGATTGATCGCACGCATTTGTTCCTCAATCACGCTGACCTCGCGCTCAATCCTCACACGCTCTAGGTTCTACAGAGGAGCCATGAGCGCGTACCGCGAAGGTGAAAGGTTGTTCCGTCCCTGCTCCACCAATATCGTTTTCTGGCGAATGCTGTGCGGGGGAGCATTATAACATTTTCTCTTGTCGCTGAAATCTGGGTGGATGGAAAGGTAGGGGAACTGGAAGAGGTATGAAGGCAGCACTGTTGAAGGTGAAATTCGTGCTGGTAGAACCTGGACATCTGGGCAGGCTGCCCCCCGTAGAACCTTCCCTTCCCCTACCCGCCCTGCTACCCTGAAGGCATGTCAGAATACCTGTGGCTGCTGTCCGTAGCCGTTGCCCTCGCCATCGGCGCGGTTATTGCGTGGCTCGTCCTGGCCCGCCCCAGAGGGCGAGACTCTGTTCGCGTGGACTTCGATCACCACAAGGGCAGAGAGATGGGCGAACGCTTCATCAACAAGGAAAGATAGGCCCGCAAGTCATTGAGGCCTCAAGGCCACTCAATGCTCCTCGGAATGCCCCCGATGCGCTTCCCGGTTCTCCCGGTAGAGCCTCGCCAGCACCTTGTCCCTGACGATAAGCACGTTCTCCGCGTTGCGCTCCTCGGCCGCCTTGGTGAAGTTGAAACTACCTGTGATTGCCGTTTCCCCATCAAGGACCATCACCTTGTTGTGCGCGATGGCGTGGGCGGCGTCGATGGACACTGGGATGCCCGCATTCTTCAGGTAGGTGGCCCCGGTGTACTTCTCGCCGCGCTGGCTCTTGTCGAGGATCGCCTGAACCTTCACGCCTCGGTCGTGGGCCTTCTTCAGCGCCTCTGCGGGGCGGACGTGAAGCTGTAGGCTTGAACCAGAATCGTGGACTTGGCACTGCCGATGGTCAGCACGATGGCGTCCTGCCCCCCGCCACGAGGGGAGAAGTAGACCTGCGCCGGGGCGTCCTTCAGAACAAGGTCGGCGGCATGGACGGGGACGGTCAGAAAAAGGAACAGGAATAGGGCGGATGCAATGCGGTTCATGTCCATCGGTTACATTGAGAGAGAGCTGGGGGCAAGATGGAGGAGCCAGACAGCATTGCTAAAGTTGACCGATACGCCAAAGAGCAAGCTAGGCAAAAATAGACATTGAGTCGCTGACGGCAGGAATGGACAAGGGGAGGGCGAATGCCGCTCCCGCAATTCCAAGCCGTGTATTTATGGCCCACAGGATGGCCCATAGGAAAAATTTGCAAGAAAAAATGGGCCACGATTTTCACCGTAACCCATTGTTTTCTTTGGTCGGGGCGGCGAGATTTGAACTCACGGCCCCCTGCGCCCAAGGCAGGTGCGCTACCAGGCTGCGCTACGCCCCGACATGAACTCCCAACCCTAGTGGATTATGCGGGGCATGGCAAGCACGGCTCCGGCTGGCGGGTCAGCCCCCGGATTCGGCGTAGTTGGCCACGGACACCATGAAGTACCGCAGCGGCATGTCCTCCGAAGGTGAGAGCGGGGTGATGGTCACATTGAGCGTCGCCGCGTATCCGTCCATGCCCACTTCGGCGCAGATGGTCTGTCCGGGCCGGGGCGGCCAGCCATCCTGGCTGTTCCTGATCCTGCACCGTGTTCCTTCCAGCGGTTCCTGGCCTGCGCCCAGCATCCTGGCGATGAGGCGGTTGGCCGACAGGACGCGCAAGTCTTCGTCCAGCATGGCCAGCCCGTGCGGCCCGTGCGTGAACGCCTCTTTCCATTCGCGGTTGAGCTGCAATATCCGGCGCTTGAACTCCTCGTTTTCGGTCACGTCGATGATGAGCGAGTGCAGCACGTTGCGTCCGCCGTGCTTCATGAGCGACGTGCGCGTCTCCACGTCGCGGAGGTCTCCGTTGGCCAGCCTGTGCCGGAAACGGAACAGGGTTTTGTCGAGCGCGCGGGCTTCCCGCAGTTTCTCGGCCAGCTCATCGGGAGGCAGGACGTTGATGTCGCCGATGGTTTTGCTGCGGATTTCGTGGCTGGAGTACCCGTAAAAGGCGCAGGCAGCCGGGTTGGCGTCCAGGATGGCCCCGGACTCCGCGTCGATGAGCAGCTGGACCGTGCAATTGGTCATGAAGAGGTTCTTGTAGCGCGATTCCGAGTCACGCATGGCCAGCTCGGAGGCCTTGGCGTCGGTGATGTCCAGCCACGATCCGACGATCTCCCGGGGCTTGCCGTCCTCGTCGCGCACCAGGCGCAGGTCGTCGCGGATGAAGCGCCACCCGCCGTTGCCGTGGCGGAAACGGAACTCCTGCGTCAGGTGGCCCTGCTCGAAAAGAAGCGGCAAGCGCTCAAACAGGCGTTCCCTTTCGCCGGGATACAGGTTTGCGAACCAGTAGTCCGAAGAGCCGATGAAGGATTGCGGCGCGTGCCCGAACAGGCTCTGCATGTTGTCTGAAATGTACGTGGCTGCGTAGCCCCCGCCCGCTTCGCAGGAATAGAGCATGGCCGGGCCAGTGGCCAGCAGGTGTTCGAGCCGTTGGCGCACCAGGCGGAGCTCTTCCTCCACCTGCTTGCGCCCTGAGATGTCCAGGGCAACGTGGATCGCGCCCTTGATGCGTCCGTCGGAGGCGAGCACGGGGTTGCAGCGGGTGAGGAAAGCCCGTCCGTTGGGAGCGGTCACCTCACCCTCCAGGGATTCGCCAGTCTGCAAGACTGCGGGCATGAGGCAACCGTTGCAGGGCGCGTCCAGGCCGTGCGCGGCCTCGTAGCATGGCCTGCCAACGCAGGATGGCGCGTCGTTCAAGACGGAATCGGCGGATGCCGTGGAAAACCAGACCAAGCGCATGTCCTGGTCCACGCATTTCACGGTGAGGCCGGGCAGGCTTTTGAGGATGGCGTCCTTTTCCAGGAGCGCCTCGAACACGGCCTGCGCGTTCTGCGCTGCGGGGGCTTGGGCGGGACTGGCGGTTGCCAGGCCGGGGCTGCGGAACTGGAACAGCTCCACGGGGGCGGTCCCCAGGGCGTTGCACAGCTTTTCGATGCACTCGAAGGAGGGCGACACCAGCCCCCGCTCCATGCGGCTCAGGTGCCTGTCCGAAATCCCCACCCGCTGCGCGAGTTGCAGCTGCGTCAGGCCGCGGCCAAGCCGCAGGGTCCTGAGGCGTGCCCCAAAGTGCTTTTTCACGTCAGGCTCTCCCTCTGGCATTGAGTCAACGCTCCAAACGGCCCGGAAAGACGCCATCCTGATAGATCAATGTTGAAAACAATCCCACCAACACCCTCTTGGCTGACATTGCCGAGGTTTGCAACCTTCGCTTTTCATGCAGGGCAGCCTGGGATACATACGATTCATGCACGGACACCCACTGCTTTCGGCGCTTTTGGGCCAATTGGAATCCCTGGAGCGCTCCGCCAGGGAAATGCGCGTGCCGCTTCTGGCCGGGCAGGCCGAGGCCTTGCGTCAGTCCGTGCTGGGTGTGGTTGGGGAGCGCGCGGCCCTGGAGGACGCAGCCGCCGTGGCCATGGCCAAGACCAGGCGCCTGAAGCAGGCCTACGAGGAAAACCGCAGGCGCTACGAGAACACCCTGCGCGCCTTCGACCGTTTCCGTCAGGCCTTCGAGATTCTGGAATCCCTGCGCGCCCTCGATGATCTGGCCGACGTCCTGGAGGCGCTGCGCAAGTTGTTCCGGGTGGACTCCATGTTGCTGTTCATGGATGCCGACGATTACGGACAATATCTCCCCGAGGTGATCTCCTGCGTTCCCCAGGACGTTTTGCGCGCCATGGCCGAGCCGGTGCTGGCCGCCGGGGGCAGGAGCTACGTGGGGCCGGTGGCCGCCGCGCCGCGCGGCCTGCTGACTCCCGCCCAGGCCAAGCGTTTCGGCTCCTGTTTCGCCTATCCCCTGGAAGACCGCTTCCATGAGGGGCGCTGGGCCGGCCTGCTCCTGGTGCTGGACGCAAGCCCGGAGCGCTACAGCCCGGAGATGGCCACCGACTACATGGAGCACTTCAGCGACGCCCTGCGCAGCGCCGTGGTGGGCGCGGTGGACCGCCTCAAGGCCGAGGAACTGCGCGAGGACGTGGAGCGCATCACCCGGCACGACCTGAAGTCTCCGTTGACGGCCATCCTGACCCTGCCGCAGTTCCTGCTGGAGTCCGACAACCTCACGGAGCGCCAGCGGGAGATGCTGCGCATGATGCTGGAGTCCGGGCGGCGCATGCAGTCCATGATCACGCTGTCCTTGTCGCTCTACCGCATGGAGCAGGGCGTGTACGCCCTGGCCCCGGAGCCCCTGGACCTCGCGGCGCTGGTGCGGGCCATCTGGAACGAATCTGGCGGACCGTACCGCTCGGCGCACATGGAGCTTGAGCTTGTGGCCGACGAGGACCCTTTCCCGGCGCTTGGGGAGGAGCTCCTGTGCTACACCATGCTGGCCAACCTGATCAAAAACGCCCTGGAGGCGTCCAAGCCGGGCGAGGGAGTTACGGTGCGCCTGCGGCGCGAGCCGGGCCGGGTTGTGGTGGAGGTGCGAAACGGCAGGGACGTGCCCGAGGACATCCGGGCGAGTTTTTTCGAGAAGTACGCCACCTGCGGCAAGGCGGGCGGCACGGGGCTTGGTACGTACACCGCCCGGCTGATCGCCGAGGTGCACGGCGGGGACATCGCCCTGGAAACCGGCCAGGGCGAGGGCACCCTGGTCCGGGTGCGCCTGCCTATGCCCGCCTGAACAGGCGCGAAGTACGCACTACCTGCCGCCGGTCAGCACCGAATAGACTGGCGGCGCGAACCGCCTGAGAGCCCAGCCCATGGCGTAGGTGATAGCCACCGTGGCTACGCCCAGCAGCAGGGCGTAGCCCAGTTGCGAAGCCGACCCGGACCCCACCAGCCCCCTCGTCCAGGTGGCCAGATAGGACAGCACCGGCTCGTGCAGCAGGTAAACGAAGAAGATGGACGGCGCGAGCTTCAGCAGCATGCGGCTCTCGCCCAGCCGGAGAAGTCCCGACAGCTGCCAGACCGCCACGCTCCCGATCAGTATGCTCATGCGCCAGAGCGGAAAGCGCCACGCGGTCTCGATTCCCCCCACCTGGATGGTGGAGCTCAGCCCGATGAGCGCGGCCCAGGCCAGCAGCACCGGCAGGCGAAGACCCTGCCAACCGTCCAGGTCAGCCCGTTTCACGGCAAGCAGCCCGCCCAGGTAGAAGAAGAATGCTCCGCCGAAGTCTATGGGAATGCTCTCCTGCAGGATGAAGTTCCAGCACAGCCAGAAGCCGCACAGGCCAAGGTACGGCGCGCGCCGCAGCATGAACCCGAAGGCCGGGGCCAGCAGGAAGAACACGAACAGGTCCCGCAGGAACCACAGCGGATAGATGAGCGGCAGGCCGTTCAAGCCCAGAAGCAGGCTGAACACGCCGCGTTCGCGCAGGTATGTGGTGCCCCCGATGCCGGGAATGCCCCCGGCGATCGTCAGGTAGGCGATCCAGAAACCGTTCACCAGCAGGAAGGGCAGGAAGATGCTCCTGAAGCGCTTGAACGCCAGGCGCGGGTATTCTGCCAGGTTGCCGTCGTAGCGCAGGAAGAGCAGGTAGCCGGACATGGCGAAGTAGAGCGGCACGGCGGTCTGGAAGATGTGGCGGCAGAACACGTTGAAAAGGGCGTGTGCCAGGGGCGCTTCGGCGGCCATGTTGAACAGCACGCCCTTCTCCGAGTGGATGCCCACCACGCAGAGCATGAGCAGCGCGCGAAGCGCGGTCAGGCGGCGCGAGGTGGGGGCGTCGATCAGCGGGGTACTCATGAACGTCTGCGTCTTCTTGATGGAGGGCGCGGGGAGGCCGGACGGCGTCCCGGGCTGTCCCCTGAGGCGTTTATTTGGGAGCTTCGCCGCCCTCGGCCTGGGCTCCGGTCAGGCCGAAGCGGCGCTGGCGCGAGGCGTAGGCTTCAAGGGCGAGGTCCAGCTGGGCGTCGTCGAAGTCCGGCCAGGGCACGTCGGTGAAGTAGTACTCGGCGTAGGCGCTCTGCCAGAGCAGGTAGTTGCTGATGCGCACCTCGCCGCTGGTGCGGACCACTAGGTCGGGGTCGGGCTGGCCCGCCGTGAACAGCTCCGCGCTGAAGCGCTCCTCGGTGACGTCCTTGGCGGCCACCCCCTGCTCGATGAGCCGCTTGCAGGCCCGCAGGATCTCGCCGCGCCCCGAGTAGTTCAGCGCGAGGTTCAGCGTCATGGACGAGCACTTCTCGGTCTTTCGCATCACGTGCCCCAGCACCTGGCGCACCGCGAAGGGAAAATCCTCCAGCTCGCCAAGCACCCTCAGGCGGATGTCCTGGTCCATGAGGGACTTGAGCTCGTTGTTGAGAAAGCGCACCAGCAGGTCGAACAGGGTGCGGATTTCGTCCTGGGGGCGTCCCCAGTTCTCCTTGGAGAAGGTGTAGAGCGTCAGGTGGGCGATGCCCAGCTCCCGGCAGCGGGTGACCAAACGCTTGGCGGTCTCTGTTCCGGCCTTGTGGCCTTCGCTGCGGCCGAGTCCTCGCGCCTGGGCCCAACGGCCGTTGCCGTCCATGATGACGGCCAGATGGCGGGGGAGCGGGCGGGTTGTTTCTGGCATCTGGGTTTCCTGTCGGTCGTAAGAGCGTCGGCCCCCAGGGCGGAAGCGTCCAGGGGGCCAGAGATACATTGCAGGCGCGGTCACCACGCCCGCTGAGGGAGCAGCCTTCAATCCCCCCAGTTCCGGCAAGGGCTTCGCGGGGGAGTGCGCGCGTGCGGACTCATGCGCGAAGCCGACAGCCGGGTCCAGGGGGAGGCTTCTCCCCCTGGCCGCCGGAGGCGTCTTCGACTAGATTTCCATGATCTCTTTTTCTTTCTTGGCGAAGGTCTGGTCCATCTTGGCCACGAAGGCGTCGGTGGTCTTCTGGATGTCGGCTTCGCCCTTGCGCAGGTCATCCTCGGAGATGGCCTTGTCCTTCTGAAGCTTCTTGAGGGCGTCGTTGGCGTCGCGGCGGATGTTGCGCACGGCCACCTTGGCTTCCTCGGTGTACTTCTTGCCCACCTTCACCAGCTCCTTGCGGCGGTCCTCGGTGAGGGGCGGCAGGGCGATGCGGATGATCTTGCCGTCGTTGACCGGGGTGAGGCCCAGGTCAGACTTCAGGATGGCCTTCTCCACCAGTCCGAAGGCCGCGCGGTCCCAGGGCTGGATGGTGATGGTGCGGCTGTCCGGGGTGGACACGGAGGCGATCTGATCCACGGGAGTGGGCGTGCCGTAATAGTCCACCTTCAGGCCGTCCAGCAGGGAGATGGAGGCCCTGCCGGTGCGCAGGTGGGAGAATTCCTTTTCAAGGGCGGCCACGGCCTTTTCCATGCGGGTCTTGGCGTCAGCAAGCACGCTGTCCATGCTTCTCTCTCCTTATTCCACGATGGTCCGGGCGCGGTCGCCGGTGACCACCAGCTTCAAGTTGCCGGGAACGAACATGTTGAAGACCACGATGGGCATGTTGTTGTCCATGGCCAGGGACACGGCGGTGGTGTCCATGACCCGGAGCTGTTTCTCCAGCACTTCCATGTAGGTCAGCTTGTTGAACATCACGGCGTCATCATACTTCTTGGGGTCCTTGTCGTAAATGCCGTTGACCTTGGTTCCCTTGATGATGACCTGGCTTTTGAGCTCCATGGCGCGCAGCGCGGCGGCGGTGTCCGTGGTGAAGTAGGGGTTGCCGGTGCCTGCGGCGCAGATGACCACGCGTCCCTTTTCCAGATGGCGGATTGCGCGGCGGCGGATGTAGGGCTCGCAGACCTCCTGCATGGTGATGGCCGAGAGCACGCGGGTGGACAGGCCCATCTTCTCCAGGGCGTCCTGCACGGCCACGGCGTTCATGACGGTGGCCAGCATGCCCATGTAGTCGGCGCTGGCGCGGTCCATGCCCGAGGCCGAGGCGGACATGCCCCGGAAGATGTTGCCCCCGCCGATGACCATGGCCAGCTCCACGCCGAGCGAGGCGGCTTCCACGATCTCCTTGCAGAAGGCGATGACGGTGTCGGGGTCGATGCCGAATCCCTTGGGACCGGCCAGGGCCTCGCCCGAGAGTTTCAGAAGAACGCGCTTGAAACGAAGGTTTTCCATATGAATCAGGTCCTGGAAAGGTGGAGGCCGTAAACCTCCACACCCCCGCCAGGGCGCTGCCCTGGACCTGCCGGGGGAGATGTGTCGTGCGGATCGAAACGTGCGGCCCGGCCCGTGCGGATTGGTTCCGGGAGCCTGCCGCAGCAGGTCGGTAATACGGCACCGTGCCTGCGAAAGTTGTTCATGCTAAGCCGTGACGGGAACCGCCGTCAATTTCTTTGGAAATAAAGGCGCGAGGGGAACCCTGGCGGGGAGGTGCTCCCCTCGCGGCGGCGTCGTGGTCAGAAAAAAACGGGCCTTTCGGCCCGTTTTTTATTTTTAGGCTTCTTCGCCCAGCTGCATGCGGACGAAGCGGCCCACCTGGATGTTTTCACCCAGGGTGGCCACCAGGTCGTTCAGGAGGGTCTGGATGGTGAGCTTGTCGTCCTTGATGAACGCCTGCTCCATCAGACAGACTTCCTTGTAGAACTTCTTGATGCGGCCTTCGACGATCTTCTCGGCGATGTTGTCGGGCTTGCCTTCGGCCTTGGTCTGGGCCATGAAGATGGCCTTTTCCTTCTCCAGCACGTCGGCGGGAATGCCCTCAGGGGAGACGCACAGGGGGTTGGTCGCGGCGACCTGCATGGCCACGTTGCGCGCAAACTCCTGGAACTTGTCGCTGCGGGCGACGAAGTCGGTCTCGCACTTGATCTCCACCAGGACGGCGATCTTGCCGTTGGAGTGGATGTAGGAACCGATGACGCCTTCGGAGGTGGCGCGTCCGGCCTTCTTGGCGGCCTTGGAAAGACCCTTCTCGCGCAGCCAGGCAACGGCCTTCTCGCAGTCGCCGCCGCAGGCTTCCAGGGCTTTCTTGCAATCCATCATTCCGGCGCTGGTCTTGTCGCGCAGGTCCTTGACCGCGCTGGCGCTGATCTGAGCCATGATACTAAACCTCCTCGGTCCCGGCCGCTTCGGTCTCGACGGCGGCTTCGGGCTTCTCTTCGATCTTTTCCATTTCGGCCAGGTCGGCTTCGTCGCGAGCGCCAGCGCCCTGGTCCTTGCGGGCGGCTTCGCCCTCGAGGCAGGCGTCGGCCACGCAGGTCACGAAGAGCTTGATGGCGCGGATGGCGTCGTCGTTGCCGGGGATGATGTAGTCGATCACGTCGGGGTCGCAGTTGGTGTCCACAACGGCCACCACGGGGATGCCGAGCTTGCGGCATTCCTGCACGGCGATCTCTTCGCGCTTGGGGTCGATGATGAACGCGGCCGAGGGCACTCCGTCCATGTTCTTGATGCCGCCCAGGGTGGCGTTCAGCTTGGTGACTTCGCGGCCGTACATGGCCAGCT from Fundidesulfovibrio putealis DSM 16056 includes these protein-coding regions:
- the tsf gene encoding translation elongation factor Ts, encoding MAQISASAVKDLRDKTSAGMMDCKKALEACGGDCEKAVAWLREKGLSKAAKKAGRATSEGVIGSYIHSNGKIAVLVEIKCETDFVARSDKFQEFARNVAMQVAATNPLCVSPEGIPADVLEKEKAIFMAQTKAEGKPDNIAEKIVEGRIKKFYKEVCLMEQAFIKDDKLTIQTLLNDLVATLGENIQVGRFVRMQLGEEA
- the pyrH gene encoding UMP kinase, coding for MENLRFKRVLLKLSGEALAGPKGFGIDPDTVIAFCKEIVEAASLGVELAMVIGGGNIFRGMSASASGMDRASADYMGMLATVMNAVAVQDALEKMGLSTRVLSAITMQEVCEPYIRRRAIRHLEKGRVVICAAGTGNPYFTTDTAAALRAMELKSQVIIKGTKVNGIYDKDPKKYDDAVMFNKLTYMEVLEKQLRVMDTTAVSLAMDNNMPIVVFNMFVPGNLKLVVTGDRARTIVE
- a CDS encoding Ada metal-binding domain-containing protein — encoded protein: MPMIRPAALHALLSLVILAGALIVPDNAPAQQQGVYHGNVQSHIFHHQSCRFFDCKACTVMFKSREEAEKSGYRPCKVCKP
- a CDS encoding phospholipase D-like domain-containing protein, which translates into the protein MKVQAILDKSQRGEKYTGATYLKNAGIPVSIDAAHAIAHNKVMVLDGETAITGSFNFTKAAEERNAENVLIVRDKVLARLYRENREAHRGHSEEH
- the frr gene encoding ribosome recycling factor; translated protein: MDSVLADAKTRMEKAVAALEKEFSHLRTGRASISLLDGLKVDYYGTPTPVDQIASVSTPDSRTITIQPWDRAAFGLVEKAILKSDLGLTPVNDGKIIRIALPPLTEDRRKELVKVGKKYTEEAKVAVRNIRRDANDALKKLQKDKAISEDDLRKGEADIQKTTDAFVAKMDQTFAKKEKEIMEI
- a CDS encoding sensor histidine kinase, translated to MHGHPLLSALLGQLESLERSAREMRVPLLAGQAEALRQSVLGVVGERAALEDAAAVAMAKTRRLKQAYEENRRRYENTLRAFDRFRQAFEILESLRALDDLADVLEALRKLFRVDSMLLFMDADDYGQYLPEVISCVPQDVLRAMAEPVLAAGGRSYVGPVAAAPRGLLTPAQAKRFGSCFAYPLEDRFHEGRWAGLLLVLDASPERYSPEMATDYMEHFSDALRSAVVGAVDRLKAEELREDVERITRHDLKSPLTAILTLPQFLLESDNLTERQREMLRMMLESGRRMQSMITLSLSLYRMEQGVYALAPEPLDLAALVRAIWNESGGPYRSAHMELELVADEDPFPALGEELLCYTMLANLIKNALEASKPGEGVTVRLRREPGRVVVEVRNGRDVPEDIRASFFEKYATCGKAGGTGLGTYTARLIAEVHGGDIALETGQGEGTLVRVRLPMPA
- a CDS encoding acyltransferase family protein, giving the protein MSTPLIDAPTSRRLTALRALLMLCVVGIHSEKGVLFNMAAEAPLAHALFNVFCRHIFQTAVPLYFAMSGYLLFLRYDGNLAEYPRLAFKRFRSIFLPFLLVNGFWIAYLTIAGGIPGIGGTTYLRERGVFSLLLGLNGLPLIYPLWFLRDLFVFFLLAPAFGFMLRRAPYLGLCGFWLCWNFILQESIPIDFGGAFFFYLGGLLAVKRADLDGWQGLRLPVLLAWAALIGLSSTIQVGGIETAWRFPLWRMSILIGSVAVWQLSGLLRLGESRMLLKLAPSIFFVYLLHEPVLSYLATWTRGLVGSGSASQLGYALLLGVATVAITYAMGWALRRFAPPVYSVLTGGR
- a CDS encoding radical SAM protein, which gives rise to MKRIMSPIAMALGLKTPFMVTHHVTYRCNLDCDMCCMKRLPAANEMSTADCINMQRDFRKHGTTVWGYSGGEPLVREDLEQLLTSANNIGMKTVLNTNGVLLPQRVKIGKLAGAIAIGIDGGRQSHEALRGIGTFDKAVEGLETLARMEPTRPRVTIHTILNSRSIEPNQLDEVLRLAFDCGVQVSFTLAFAHHADDRLLNNGRQYTPTAEQFQEFLGWLEREKTGPKALVLKDDPAFFRALGNFPDYPRRIPCQASSRHCVIDPTGLTLPCADLFDHPIAFLPRGNRFDYGYQGFTKLPWIKSCGKQYCYTAKNNYILGSPWRLFRHFF
- a CDS encoding PAS domain-containing protein, which produces MKKHFGARLRTLRLGRGLTQLQLAQRVGISDRHLSRMERGLVSPSFECIEKLCNALGTAPVELFQFRSPGLATASPAQAPAAQNAQAVFEALLEKDAILKSLPGLTVKCVDQDMRLVWFSTASADSVLNDAPSCVGRPCYEAAHGLDAPCNGCLMPAVLQTGESLEGEVTAPNGRAFLTRCNPVLASDGRIKGAIHVALDISGRKQVEEELRLVRQRLEHLLATGPAMLYSCEAGGGYAATYISDNMQSLFGHAPQSFIGSSDYWFANLYPGERERLFERLPLLFEQGHLTQEFRFRHGNGGWRFIRDDLRLVRDEDGKPREIVGSWLDITDAKASELAMRDSESRYKNLFMTNCTVQLLIDAESGAILDANPAACAFYGYSSHEIRSKTIGDINVLPPDELAEKLREARALDKTLFRFRHRLANGDLRDVETRTSLMKHGGRNVLHSLIIDVTENEEFKRRILQLNREWKEAFTHGPHGLAMLDEDLRVLSANRLIARMLGAGQEPLEGTRCRIRNSQDGWPPRPGQTICAEVGMDGYAATLNVTITPLSPSEDMPLRYFMVSVANYAESGG
- a CDS encoding phospholipase D-like domain-containing protein; the protein is MNRIASALFLFLFLTVPVHAADLVLKDAPAQVYFSPRGGGQDAIVLTIGSAKSTILVQAYSFTSAPQRR
- the uppS gene encoding polyprenyl diphosphate synthase; protein product: MPETTRPLPRHLAVIMDGNGRWAQARGLGRSEGHKAGTETAKRLVTRCRELGIAHLTLYTFSKENWGRPQDEIRTLFDLLVRFLNNELKSLMDQDIRLRVLGELEDFPFAVRQVLGHVMRKTEKCSSMTLNLALNYSGRGEILRACKRLIEQGVAAKDVTEERFSAELFTAGQPDPDLVVRTSGEVRISNYLLWQSAYAEYYFTDVPWPDFDDAQLDLALEAYASRQRRFGLTGAQAEGGEAPK
- a CDS encoding class I SAM-dependent methyltransferase, which translates into the protein MCTENPSALHAIAEQYFSQHLTRKLHLGCGNNILPDWLNSDVVPCSDNVLQLNVTQCFPFADESFDYIFSEHLIEHITYEQGLHKLTQCHRLLKPGGKLRVSTPNLEFLINLFRRDRTKRENDYIRWSMQTFFPRVDISDPTFVLNNFVRNWGHIFVYTPRILVHSLQTAGFAKVCSWPLNQSGDTHLQNLENEQRLPRGFLELETFTLEASK